The following are encoded in a window of Cydia splendana chromosome 6, ilCydSple1.2, whole genome shotgun sequence genomic DNA:
- the LOC134791258 gene encoding uncharacterized protein LOC134791258, producing the protein MGCVPSTPKVHTDISSPFSQQMAWKSAGKGETLVAALARLDDEIASSERTYPAARLAVVSAELASIQEEIKSFEDATSTMTNKDSYAKTIHQVFVSLDIYRRPVLASENEDFVANINRKEMRRLELSWLQTRLGELQRERRTLHAQILRTRSLYAQLQQLLDSVWANTLRPGTPLEDALSRARGLRDALAAVSARLRAAAEYAHAAVRLLDDALPAWKLSGVGKTGWERTAACADACRLFVQARCLERGARRVLSAPAAPRAARTLRLALDYAFTDTSHDYKYQRATEIFVQFKEALVQMINSIHQVLLTNLENLALAAKDVKERRRELRAARVNAIAGKGLADLRYEPASLKTALN; encoded by the exons ATGGGCTGCGTGCCGAGCACACCGAAGGTTCATACGGACATATCCTCACCA TTTTCCCAACAGATGGCGTGGAAATCAGCAGGCAAAGGCGAGACGCTGGTGGCGGCGCTGGCGCGGCTCGACGATGAGATCGCGAGCAGCGAACGCACATACCCTGCCGCCAGGCTTGCTGTGGTATCCGCCGAGCTTGCTAGCATACAGGAG GAAATCAAAAGTTTCGAGGACGCCACATCTACCATGACGAACAAAGACAGCTACGCCAAGACGATTCATCAG GTTTTCGTCAGCTTGGACATATACAGACGTCCAGTGCTCGCGTCAGAAAATGAAGACTTCGTGGCTAATATTAATCGGAAG GAAATGCGTCGACTGGAGCTGAGCTGGCTACAGACACGGCTGGGAGAGCTTCAACGAGAGCGGCGCACCCTACACGCTCAGATTCTGCGCACGCGCTCCCTTTACGCGCAGCTGCAGCAGCTACTAg ATAGCGTCTGGGCCAATACTCTACGCCCCGGCACGCCGCTCGAAGACGCGCTATCCCGCGCGCGCGGGCTGCGGGACGCGCTGGCGGCTGTGAGCGCGCGCCTCCGCGCCGCAGCCGAATACGCGCATGCTGCGGTGCGGCTGCTGGACGACGCGCTGCCGGCTTGGAAGCTTAGCGGCGTGGGCAA AACCGGCTGGGAGCGCACAGCAGCTTGCGCCGACGCTTGCAGACTGTTCGTTCAAGCGCGATGTCTCGAACGCGGAGCGCGGCGCGTACTTTCAGCGCCCGCAGCGCCCCGCGCCGCTCGTACCCTGCGACTAGCGCTAGACTACGCGTTCACAGATACTTCACATGactataa GTACCAAAGGGCTACGGAGATATTCGTACAGTTTAAAGAAGCACTCGTGCAAATGATCAACTCCATTCATCAA GTGCTCCTCACCAACCTGGAGAACCTCGCCCTGGCGGCGAAAGACGTGAAGGAACGGCGACGGGAACTGCGGGCCGCGAGAGTCAACGCCATTGCCGGGAAGGGATTGGCGGATCTCCGATATGAGCCTGCTAGCTTGAAGACTGCTTTAAATTAG
- the LOC134791224 gene encoding NADH-ubiquinone oxidoreductase 75 kDa subunit, mitochondrial-like: protein MFKTSRNLLKRHIITLQKRKQQTQTTPIFINGKPVSVPSYYSILQACRSEGIAMPSFCYHERLSVAGNCRMCLVSVEGMWKPQIACAVQVAKNMKIRTNNAITLKAQESVLEFILADHPLDCPICDQGGECDLQDLSMKFGNDRTRFTEIHFTGKRAVESKDLGPLINTEMNRCIHCTRCIRFASQVCGLDVLGSTGRGHHMLVGTYVDKMFLSELSGNIIDLCPVGALTSIPYRFKARPWELKTTNSIDVTDATGTNIVLNSRYNRVIRVLPREHDEINQEWLSDKGRWAIDSTEMQRLVTPMIRCGNCLKPVEWDVALCEVARIICRTDSKQIMAIAGPHTNVETLVVAKDFLNMLDCDNTYIERSMCCTGSETDIRAAYGLNINMKDVATADKILLIGTNPRFEAPILNAWIRQAYRTNECDIYVYGPECDYNYHVTYIDFKGFSSYWDYLKGAKRPLIFVGVSQLGMPESYQFMFDVYKYAKNFMNIKDWPVIHVITKEASFAGALEAGWKPNALQALSTVNANVVISLGADEVFYNWCPQQTQGACSVIYIGFQGDRGAQSASVVLPGCAYTEAGGTYLNMECRSQYAYPAVSPPGKARVDWKIIRAIAEVCGFCMSYSDIAGLNVRMGQVSPIFNCLGNFQPKLFVDSVKSTCKSTNATNTKTNLDVCMKTLPDYYCSDVFSSNSCTMIEAKKAATKFLTMPYNKV, encoded by the coding sequence ATGTTCAAAACGTCTAGGAACTTATTGAAACGTCACATAATAACTCTACAAAAGAGAAAGCAGCAAACGCAAACAACACCCATATTTATAAATGGAAAACCGGTGTCAGTGCCAAGTTACTACAGCATACTTCAAGCCTGCCGCAGCGAGGGCATTGCCATGCCGAGCTTCTGCTACCACGAGCGGCTCTCGGTCGCCGGCAACTGCCGAATGTGCCTCGTCTCGGTAGAAGGCATGTGGAAACCACAGATAGCCTGCGCTGTCCAGGTCGCCAAGAACATGAAGATACGAACCAACAACGCCATCACTCTCAAAGCCCAAGAAAGCGTTCTCGAATTCATACTAGCTGACCATCCTCTCGACTGCCCAATTTGCGACCAAGGAGGCGAATGCGATCTGCAAGATCTATCCATGAAATTCGGGAACGATCGCACGAGGTTCACCGAAATACACTTCACAGGAAAAAGAGCCGTGGAAAGCAAAGATTTAGGACCTCTAATCAATACCGAGATGAACCGCTGCATACACTGCACTCGGTGCATACGCTTCGCGTCTCAAGTCTGCGGGCTGGACGTCCTAGGCTCAACTGGTCGCGGACACCACATGCTCGTAGGGACCTACGTTGACAAAATGTTCCTTTCTGAACTTTCGGGTAATATAATCGACCTGTGTCCCGTTGGAGCGTTGACGTCTATACCTTATAGGTTCAAAGCTAGACCGTGGGAATTGAAAACGACAAATTCGATCGATGTGACGGATGCTACAGGTACAAATATTGTACTTAACAGTAGATACAATAGAGTAATAAGAGTGTTGCCTCGCGAGCACGACGAGATCAACCAGGAATGGTTGTCGGACAAGGGTCGATGGGCCATAGACTCTACAGAGATGCAACGATTAGTAACTCCGATGATTAGATGCGGCAACTGTCTAAAACCCGTCGAATGGGACGTAGCATTGTGTGAGGTTGCTAGGATAATTTGTCGAACTGACTCCAAACAAATAATGGCCATAGCTGGTCCCCATACCAATGTGGAAACCCTGGTAGTTGCAAAAGATTTTCTCAATATGCTCGACTGCGATAATACTTACATCGAGCGAAGCATGTGTTGCACCGGGTCGGAGACAGATATAAGGGCTGCTTATGGGTTGAATATTAATATGAAAGATGTTGCAACCGCAGACAAAATACTATTAATCGGTACCAATCCCCGTTTCGAAGCTCCCATATTAAACGCGTGGATACGTCAGGCATACAGGACCAACGAATGTGACATCTATGTATACGGACCAGAATGTGACTACAACTACCATGTGACATACATAGATTTCAAAGGGTTCTCGTCTTATTGGGATTATTTGAAAGGTGCAAAGAGACCCCTGATATTTGTAGGTGTTTCCCAGCTCGGTATGCCTGAGAGCTACCAATTTATGTTCGATGTGTACAAGTACGCTAAAAACTTTATGAATATTAAGGATTGGCCAGTCATACACGTAATAACTAAAGAAGCCAGTTTTGCTGGTGCTTTAGAGGCTGGATGGAAACCGAATGCGCTGCAGGCGCTAAGTACAGTCAACGCGAACGTGGTCATTTCTCTAGGAGCGGACGAGGTTTTCTACAACTGGTGTCCGCAGCAGACGCAGGGTGCTTGTAGTGTCATTTACATCGGTTTTCAAGGTGATCGCGGTGCTCAGTCTGCGTCGGTGGTGTTGCCAGGCTGCGCGTATACAGAGGCCGGGGGCACATACCTGAACATGGAATGTAGATCGCAGTACGCGTACCCGGCGGTGTCTCCCCCCGGGAAGGCTCGTGTTGATTGGAAGATCATCAGGGCTATTGCAGAAGTGTGTGGTTTCTGCATGTCTTACAGCGACATAGCGGGTTTGAATGTGAGAATGGGTCAAGTGAGCCCTATCTTCAACTGCCTGGGTAACTTCCAACCGAAGTTGTTCGTGGACTCTGTTAAGTCGACGTGTAAAAGCACCAACGCGACAAATACGAAAACAAACTTGGATGTTTGCATGAAGACTCTGCCAGACTACTATTGTTCCGATGTTTTCTCGAGTAACTCGTGCACCATGATAGAAGCCAAGAAGGCAGCTACCAAGTTTCTGACGATGCCCTACAACAAAGTCTGA